The following are from one region of the Oncorhynchus masou masou isolate Uvic2021 chromosome 24, UVic_Omas_1.1, whole genome shotgun sequence genome:
- the LOC135512816 gene encoding secretory carrier-associated membrane protein 4-like, with the protein MTERVNNFPLLPKFLRIKPCFYQNVEEEIPAPHRQLVRRVYNLWMLYSVTLCVNVVSCIAWWAGGGSAANFGLSLLWVLLFSPCSYTCWFRPLYKAFRADSSFNFMAFFFIFFLQCVFALIQTVGISGWGACGWIATVLFFSYNVGSAVVMLFSALLFTLVTVLMGLVLIRVHGMYRGGGGSFERAQEEWTTGLWKSAPVREAGFNAINETGPSLPQYPAVPSYPDNGPW; encoded by the exons ATGACAG AGCGGGTCAACAACTTCCCACTGCTGCCGAAGTTCCTGCGAATCAAGCCCTGCTTTTACCAGAATGTGGAGGAGGAGATCCCAGCCCCGCACCGACAGCTGGTGCGCAGGGTCTACAACCTCTGGATGT tGTATTCAGTCACACTGTGTGTGAACGTGGTGTCATGTATAGCTTGGTGGGCAGGAGGGGGAAGTGCAGCCAATTTTGGCCTTTCCCTGCTCTGGGTTCTTCTCTTCAGTCCGTGCAGCTACACATGCTGGTTTAGACCTCTCTACAAGGCCTTTCG AGCTGACAGTTCCTTCAACTTCATGGCCTTTTTCTTCATCTTCTTCCTCCAGTGTGTTTTCGCTCTCATTCAGACGGTGGGCATCTCTGGTTGGGGTGCTTG TGGTTGGATCGCGACAGTGCTGTTTTTCAGCTACAACGTGGGTTCTGCTGTAGTCATGCTATTCTCAGCTCTGCTCTTTACTCTGGTGACTGTGTTGATGGGATTGGTTCTCATCAGG GTTCATGGGATGTACCGTGGCGGAGGGGGCAGCTTTGAGCGTGCACAGGAAGAGTGGACCACTGGACTCTGGAAGAGCGCCCCTGTGAGAGAGGCCGGCTTCAATGCTATCAATGAAACTGGCCCAAGCCTACCCCAATACCCCGCTGTGCCAAGCTACCCAGACAATGGCCCCTGGTAA
- the LOC135512813 gene encoding chromatin assembly factor 1 subunit A-like isoform X2, producing the protein MDGKVKSSNANKKLVQARLPFKRLNPEPKEISEPKRTCTLSRPGLSDGENESDCSPLPVRHGPALVNGRGPLDGFMSRSTQASPAKSIVIDLTEDSNSTDLLKQQLATPIVASCPLTQNSHLSKTLSAVTATKTDHTAKTEPIDYKLGNEQKDGEEEKDRGDTASISQLDTTQGSDTEEEEEDEEQEEADMSSHGNESMLSPSSTSSLSAAESSPEAAKTENTPTVTEPNTTPKIEQKTVKRRSLKSLQEQEERLHQRKERERQREEAKDAKEKKKEEARKLKEEREKERKEKKEKEEREKRDKKEKEEKEKAEKLRAKEEQRKSKQEAKLEEKRKKEEEKRLKEEKDRLKAEKAEITRFLQKPKTPQQATKTLASACEKFAPFEIKEHMCLAPLTRVQCAEAVLEELDRYLAKPDGSLDGLSDWTRNKPRRSGQTKPRSTYPMRECIAMVEVVEGPKPDGVPDRQHYGRMKLLQFRENYRPAYWGTWRKNSPHISPRCPLRQDKDLLDYEVDSDEEWEEEEPGESLSHSEGEDNDNDGGENDDDDEDGFFVPHGYLSDGEGALEEEEGGDPEKQKVRQKLKAREWDELMTKKKVKVLEAVVRGCVWEGQGPHLELLQQFAVCLLEPLPKPESSTPEDNTQKLQQKLQEDEQLLFQLLPLLHGNVNSNKVIITEFQEFCRQQSTSPISSPQNSGDNIPTRVRLKRLIKGNAVYEKRSAFRRCCWYVKSDVLARFIQEALPVPCQWNYLTSGTHVPREEAPAATGSQGNSPTTPQASHTPSSKTPSSNKRKSAGSMSITKFMKKAADPEQVEAMKTDGFQADTEEDEDEADCVIISTQKGSSRKDTSPKENESTEQMEVTPSDTAALFLPRATPTLA; encoded by the exons ATGGATGGCAAAGTCAAATCCAGCAATGCTAACAAGAAGCTTGTTCAGG CTCGTCTTCCATTCAAGCGTCTAAACCCAGAGCCCAAGGAGATCAGTGAGCCCAAAAGGACCTGCACCCTTTCCCGGCCTGGGCTCTCAGATGGGGAGAATGAATCCGATTGCTCCCCCCTACCTGTGCGCCATGGACCGGCCCTGGTTAATGGCCGTGGCCCCCTGGATGGATTCATGAGTCGCAGTACCCAAGCGTCCCCTGCCAAAAGCATAGTTATTGATCTCACTGAGGACTCCAATTCAACTGACCTTTTAAAACAGCAACTTGCGACACCCATTGTTGCCTCGTGTCCTCTGACACAAAACAGCCACCTGAGCAAAACCCTAAGTGCTGTAACAGCCACCAAAACAGATCACACTGCCAAGACAGAGCCCATAGACTACAAGCTGGGGAATGAACagaaggatggggaggaggagaaggacaggggggaCACCGCATCCATCTCACAGCTAGACACCACACAGGGATCTGAcacagaagaagaggaggaggatgaagaacaAGAGGAGGCTGATATGTCCAGTCATGGGAATGAGTCCATGCTTTCTCCTTCATCCACCAGCTCTCTGTCAGCGGCCGAGAGCTCCCCAGAGGCTGCTAAGACAGAGAACACTCCTACTGTCACA GAGCCAAATACCACCCCTAAAATAGAGCAGAAAACTGTGAAAAGAAGATCTTTAAAG AGTTTGCAGGAGCAAGAGGAGAGGCTACACCAGCgcaaagagagagagcggcagCGAGAGGAGGCTAAAGACGctaaagagaagaagaaagaggaggctCGCAAACTGAAGGAGGAGcgggagaaggaaagaaaggagaaaaaagagaaagaagagCGTGAAAAAAGAGATaaaaaggagaaagaggaaaagGAAAAAGCAGAGAAATTAAGAGCGAAAGAGGAGCAACGCAAATCAAAGCAAGA GGCAAAACttgaagaaaagagaaagaaagaggaggaaaAACGGTTGAAAGAAGAGAAGGAT AGGCTCAAAGCAGAGAAAGCCGAGATCACACGATTTCTACAGAAACCCAAGACTCCCCAGCAGGCCACAAAG ACCCTTGCGTCTGCCTGTGAAAAGTTTGCCCCGTTTGAGATAAAGGAGCACATGTGTCTTGCGCCGCTGACCCGAGTCCAATGTGCGGAGGCGGTCCTGGAGGAACTGGACAGGTATCTGGCTAAACCTGATGGAAGCCTGGATGGCCTGAGTGACTGGACCAGAAATAAGCCCCGCAGATCAGGCCAGACCAAGCCCAGAAGCACATACCCTATGAG GGAGTGTATAgcgatggtggaggtggtggagggaccCAAACCGGATGGTGTGCCTGACAGGCAGCACTACGGCCGCATGAAGCTTCTTCAGTTCCGTGAGAACTACCGGCCTGCCTACTGGGGCACGTGGAGAAAAAACAGCCCCCACATCTCCCCTCGCTGCCCTCTCAGACAGGACAAG GACCTGTTGGATTATGAGGTGGACAGTGATGAggagtgggaggaagaggagccaGGAGAGTCCCTGTCACACAGTGAAGGG GAGGATAATGATAATGATGGAGGTGAAaatgatgacgatgatgaggaTGGTTTCTTCGTACCACATGGATACCTATCAGACGGGGAGGGGGCATTGGAGGAAGAG GAGGGTGGCGACCCAGAGAAGCAGAAGGTGCGTCAGAAGCTGAAGGCCCGGGAGTGGGATGAGCTGATGACCAAGAAGAAGGTGAAGGTGCTAGAGGCTGTGGTGAGAGGCTGTGTGTGGGAGGGACAGGGTCCCCATCTGGAGCTCTTGCAGCAGTTTGCGGTGTGCCTGCTGGAACCCCTGCCCAAGCCAGAGTCCTCCACCCCAGAGGACAACACACAGAAACTACAACAGAAACTACAAGAAGATGAGCAAC TGCTGTTCCAGTTGTTGCCCCTGCTACATGGAAATGTGAACAGTAATAAGGTGATCATCACAGAGTTCCAGGAGTTTTGTCGCCAGCAGTCGACCTCGCCCATCTCCAGCCCTCAGAACTCAGGAGACAACATCCCCACCAG GGTCCGTCTAAAGCGCCTTATCAAGGGGAATGCTGTGTATGAGAAGCGCTCAGCCTTCAGACGCTGCTGCTGGTACGTCAAATCAGACGTCCTGGCTCGCTTCATCCAGGAGGCCCTCCCTGTACCCTGCCAGTGGAACTACCTCACCTCAGGGACCCATGTGCCCCGTGAAGAGGCCCCAGCGGCCACAGGCTCACAGGGCAACTCCCCAACCACCCCCCAGGCCTCCCACACGCCATCCTCCAAGACCCCCTCCTCCAACAAGAGGAAGAGTGCCGGCAGCATGTCCATCACCAAGTTCATGAAGAAGGCTGCCGACCCTGAGCAG GTGGAGGCGATGAAGACAGATGGGTTCCAGGCAGACACAGAGGAAGATGAGGATGAAGCAGACTGCGTCATAATCAGCACACAGAAAG GATCTTCCAGAAAAGATACCTCCCCCAAAGAGAACGAGAGCACAGAACAAATGGAGGTGACCCCCTCTGACACAGCTGCGCTCTTCTTGCCTCGGGCCACTCCCACCCTGGCCTAA
- the LOC135512813 gene encoding chromatin assembly factor 1 subunit A-like isoform X1, with product MVLCYCNAFPHKDIKSEGSSRMVMLAAAEDPSVDGHLASTPRRGGMDGKVKSSNANKKLVQARLPFKRLNPEPKEISEPKRTCTLSRPGLSDGENESDCSPLPVRHGPALVNGRGPLDGFMSRSTQASPAKSIVIDLTEDSNSTDLLKQQLATPIVASCPLTQNSHLSKTLSAVTATKTDHTAKTEPIDYKLGNEQKDGEEEKDRGDTASISQLDTTQGSDTEEEEEDEEQEEADMSSHGNESMLSPSSTSSLSAAESSPEAAKTENTPTVTEPNTTPKIEQKTVKRRSLKSLQEQEERLHQRKERERQREEAKDAKEKKKEEARKLKEEREKERKEKKEKEEREKRDKKEKEEKEKAEKLRAKEEQRKSKQEAKLEEKRKKEEEKRLKEEKDRLKAEKAEITRFLQKPKTPQQATKTLASACEKFAPFEIKEHMCLAPLTRVQCAEAVLEELDRYLAKPDGSLDGLSDWTRNKPRRSGQTKPRSTYPMRECIAMVEVVEGPKPDGVPDRQHYGRMKLLQFRENYRPAYWGTWRKNSPHISPRCPLRQDKDLLDYEVDSDEEWEEEEPGESLSHSEGEDNDNDGGENDDDDEDGFFVPHGYLSDGEGALEEEEGGDPEKQKVRQKLKAREWDELMTKKKVKVLEAVVRGCVWEGQGPHLELLQQFAVCLLEPLPKPESSTPEDNTQKLQQKLQEDEQLLFQLLPLLHGNVNSNKVIITEFQEFCRQQSTSPISSPQNSGDNIPTRVRLKRLIKGNAVYEKRSAFRRCCWYVKSDVLARFIQEALPVPCQWNYLTSGTHVPREEAPAATGSQGNSPTTPQASHTPSSKTPSSNKRKSAGSMSITKFMKKAADPEQVEAMKTDGFQADTEEDEDEADCVIISTQKGSSRKDTSPKENESTEQMEVTPSDTAALFLPRATPTLA from the exons ATGGTTTTGTGTTATTGCAACGCTTTTCCGCACAAGGATATCAAAAGTGAGGGAAGTTCTCGGATGGTGATGCTGGCGGCGGCGGAAGATCCATCCGTGGACGGGCATTTAGCATCCACTCCACGGAGGGGAG GTATGGATGGCAAAGTCAAATCCAGCAATGCTAACAAGAAGCTTGTTCAGG CTCGTCTTCCATTCAAGCGTCTAAACCCAGAGCCCAAGGAGATCAGTGAGCCCAAAAGGACCTGCACCCTTTCCCGGCCTGGGCTCTCAGATGGGGAGAATGAATCCGATTGCTCCCCCCTACCTGTGCGCCATGGACCGGCCCTGGTTAATGGCCGTGGCCCCCTGGATGGATTCATGAGTCGCAGTACCCAAGCGTCCCCTGCCAAAAGCATAGTTATTGATCTCACTGAGGACTCCAATTCAACTGACCTTTTAAAACAGCAACTTGCGACACCCATTGTTGCCTCGTGTCCTCTGACACAAAACAGCCACCTGAGCAAAACCCTAAGTGCTGTAACAGCCACCAAAACAGATCACACTGCCAAGACAGAGCCCATAGACTACAAGCTGGGGAATGAACagaaggatggggaggaggagaaggacaggggggaCACCGCATCCATCTCACAGCTAGACACCACACAGGGATCTGAcacagaagaagaggaggaggatgaagaacaAGAGGAGGCTGATATGTCCAGTCATGGGAATGAGTCCATGCTTTCTCCTTCATCCACCAGCTCTCTGTCAGCGGCCGAGAGCTCCCCAGAGGCTGCTAAGACAGAGAACACTCCTACTGTCACA GAGCCAAATACCACCCCTAAAATAGAGCAGAAAACTGTGAAAAGAAGATCTTTAAAG AGTTTGCAGGAGCAAGAGGAGAGGCTACACCAGCgcaaagagagagagcggcagCGAGAGGAGGCTAAAGACGctaaagagaagaagaaagaggaggctCGCAAACTGAAGGAGGAGcgggagaaggaaagaaaggagaaaaaagagaaagaagagCGTGAAAAAAGAGATaaaaaggagaaagaggaaaagGAAAAAGCAGAGAAATTAAGAGCGAAAGAGGAGCAACGCAAATCAAAGCAAGA GGCAAAACttgaagaaaagagaaagaaagaggaggaaaAACGGTTGAAAGAAGAGAAGGAT AGGCTCAAAGCAGAGAAAGCCGAGATCACACGATTTCTACAGAAACCCAAGACTCCCCAGCAGGCCACAAAG ACCCTTGCGTCTGCCTGTGAAAAGTTTGCCCCGTTTGAGATAAAGGAGCACATGTGTCTTGCGCCGCTGACCCGAGTCCAATGTGCGGAGGCGGTCCTGGAGGAACTGGACAGGTATCTGGCTAAACCTGATGGAAGCCTGGATGGCCTGAGTGACTGGACCAGAAATAAGCCCCGCAGATCAGGCCAGACCAAGCCCAGAAGCACATACCCTATGAG GGAGTGTATAgcgatggtggaggtggtggagggaccCAAACCGGATGGTGTGCCTGACAGGCAGCACTACGGCCGCATGAAGCTTCTTCAGTTCCGTGAGAACTACCGGCCTGCCTACTGGGGCACGTGGAGAAAAAACAGCCCCCACATCTCCCCTCGCTGCCCTCTCAGACAGGACAAG GACCTGTTGGATTATGAGGTGGACAGTGATGAggagtgggaggaagaggagccaGGAGAGTCCCTGTCACACAGTGAAGGG GAGGATAATGATAATGATGGAGGTGAAaatgatgacgatgatgaggaTGGTTTCTTCGTACCACATGGATACCTATCAGACGGGGAGGGGGCATTGGAGGAAGAG GAGGGTGGCGACCCAGAGAAGCAGAAGGTGCGTCAGAAGCTGAAGGCCCGGGAGTGGGATGAGCTGATGACCAAGAAGAAGGTGAAGGTGCTAGAGGCTGTGGTGAGAGGCTGTGTGTGGGAGGGACAGGGTCCCCATCTGGAGCTCTTGCAGCAGTTTGCGGTGTGCCTGCTGGAACCCCTGCCCAAGCCAGAGTCCTCCACCCCAGAGGACAACACACAGAAACTACAACAGAAACTACAAGAAGATGAGCAAC TGCTGTTCCAGTTGTTGCCCCTGCTACATGGAAATGTGAACAGTAATAAGGTGATCATCACAGAGTTCCAGGAGTTTTGTCGCCAGCAGTCGACCTCGCCCATCTCCAGCCCTCAGAACTCAGGAGACAACATCCCCACCAG GGTCCGTCTAAAGCGCCTTATCAAGGGGAATGCTGTGTATGAGAAGCGCTCAGCCTTCAGACGCTGCTGCTGGTACGTCAAATCAGACGTCCTGGCTCGCTTCATCCAGGAGGCCCTCCCTGTACCCTGCCAGTGGAACTACCTCACCTCAGGGACCCATGTGCCCCGTGAAGAGGCCCCAGCGGCCACAGGCTCACAGGGCAACTCCCCAACCACCCCCCAGGCCTCCCACACGCCATCCTCCAAGACCCCCTCCTCCAACAAGAGGAAGAGTGCCGGCAGCATGTCCATCACCAAGTTCATGAAGAAGGCTGCCGACCCTGAGCAG GTGGAGGCGATGAAGACAGATGGGTTCCAGGCAGACACAGAGGAAGATGAGGATGAAGCAGACTGCGTCATAATCAGCACACAGAAAG GATCTTCCAGAAAAGATACCTCCCCCAAAGAGAACGAGAGCACAGAACAAATGGAGGTGACCCCCTCTGACACAGCTGCGCTCTTCTTGCCTCGGGCCACTCCCACCCTGGCCTAA
- the LOC135512814 gene encoding UBX domain-containing protein 6-like, producing MKKFFEDIKKDIKFKSAGPGKKLAEGGSSKPRVVQNSGPAKPHHAAPTEGAQKAGAAALARIEGQPRPRAQTSQDAIRLQVKRELEAEAAAVAATEKEKITAVEGSSVKDPAFLSVTGVYFTCPLTGATLTKSEREVHIKEAIFMRFEEDAVEASIMMVHTFNKDKEKVKAAVDIISKYIENICKNPTEEKYRKIKLSNKVFQEKVKTVEGSREFLQAVGFQSIMLDVEGQEESEEFLVLMEHDPEALEVMKESMDRLQRGEPVRAQLDHQPQTFRPSPNAMRFELPPEFYNLTAEELKREQQQKSEAVEKNTMLRTKAMREREEQRERRKYNYTLLRIRLPDGNILQGTFLAWDKVSVLFQFVRDSLVDGWQPFELVAPGGHKLREAQELALNECSLVPAVLLTFSWDAAVQADISAALLKPVLLKNIQTLG from the exons ATGAAGAAATTTTTCGAGGACATAAAGAAAGATATAAAATTCAAGTCAGCGGGGCCTGGAAAGAAACTCGCAGAAGGCGGCAG CTCCAAGCCCCGAGTGGTGCAGAACAGTGGCCCTGCCAAGCCCCATCATGCTGCTCCCACTGAAGGAGCTCAGAAGGCAGGGGCTGCAGCTCTGGCCAGGATTGAGGGGCAGCCACGCCCACGGGCACAAACCTCACAGGATGCCATCCGGCTCCAGG TGAAAAGAGAGCTTGAGGCAGAAGCTGCAGCAGTAGCAGCGACCGAGAAGGAAAAGATAACAGCTGTTGAG GGCTCCAGTGTTAAGGATCCGGCATTTCTCTCAGTAACAGGTGTGTATTTCACCTGCCCGCTTACTGGAGCCACCTTAActaagagcgagagagaagtgcACATTAAAGAGGCCATTTTCATG CGGTTTGAAGAGGACGCAGTGGAGGCTTCCATAATGATGGTTCATACCTTCAACAAGGACAAGGAGAAAGTCAAGGCTGCAGTGGACATCATAAGCAA GTACATTGAAAACATCTGTAAGAACCCCACAGAGGAGAAGTACAGGAAGATCAAACTCAGTAACAAGGTGTTCCAG gaGAAGGTGAAGACTGTGGAGGGCAGTCGGGAGTTCTTGCAGGCTGTGGGCTTTCAGAGCATCATGCTGGATGTGGAGGGACAGG AGGAAAGTGAAGAGTTCCTGGTGCTGATGGAGCATGACCCGGAGGCCCTGGAGGTGATGAAGGAGAGTATGGACCGGCTGCAAAGGGGAGAGCCAGTCAGAGCCCAGCTGGACCACCAGCCCCAGACCTTCAGACCCTCCCCCAACGCCATGCGTTTCGAACTACCCCCAGAGTTCTACAACCTCACTGCAGAGGAGCTCAAGAGGGAGCAGCAGCAAAA GAGCGAGGCGGTGGAGAAGAACACCATGCTGCGTACCAAAGCCAtgcgggagagagaggagcagagggagaggaggaagtacAACTACACCCTGCTGAGAATACGACTGCCTGATGGAAACATACTGCAGG GCACCTTCCTGGCCTGGGACAAGGTGTCTGTGCTCTTCCAGTTTGTGCGGGACTCCCTGGTGGACGGCTGGCAGCCCTTTGAGCTGGTGGCGCCAGGAGGACACAAACTCCGGGAGGCCCAAGAGTTGGCCTTGAATGAATGTAGCCTG gtcCCTGCGGTTCTGCTGACATTTTCTTGGGATGCCGCAGTGCAAGCGGACATTTCTGCTGCTCTCCTCAAGCCAGTGCTACTGAAGAATATTCAAACCCTTGGCTGA